ataccccagcataccatgagacatccatgtcttcatcactggaaaagatcaTCGGTTGAGATTTATGTCACTTAAAATCTTGCAAACGAGGTTGTCAAACTTTCATAATTTCTGGAAGATAaatttgtattaaaaaaaaaacgttcatTTTATTTCCTTTCAAGTCAATTATCTAAAAACGTGTAAATCAAAggggatgctgtcaaaaagtgattgcaTTCAAATCGATTTACCTATAGACTGACTGGATAGGTCGGTTTTGATCAAACCTGTGAACATGGATGTTGTTATAAACTGACCAATCCACCTTTACGCCTCCTCGTTCCCTTGGAATTGTCCCGTCTGGCTTCTAACCTGTGACTTTTGCcgcatgcgtgcgtgtgtctaGACACTGCAGGAGAAAGTGTGCGAGTTCCAGGCGCGTCTGCGACGCCAGGAAGCTTCCCGGTGTCTGCAACTGCAGAGGCCGCAGCAGAGTCACCAACAGAGTCTTCAGGAGAAGACGAGCCTCATACACACGCTACCGGAGGAGCTGCACACAGCACTGCCCAGCGGTGAGAGAGGAACGGGTAGCtggagggggatggggggggggggactgactgATACATCAATAATTACTGTGAAATGAATGACCCCGAATGGTCTCTTCGTGGTGTATCTGTCAGGACAGTGTTCCCAGTACTGACACAAACCAGCCTGTCAGCAAGAAGAAGGCTGTGTGTCACGGCTGTGACCGACTGTCAACGCGCATTATCCACTGCTATGGGGCTGGATGGCGTGTGTGTCTTGTTTTTAAATTTTGCGGGTGCGTGTATGTAATGTgtaatcactgtgtgtgtgttgcaggtgtTCGGGCAGTGCAGAGGCTGGCTGAGCCACAGGAGCAGCACAGCAACTGTCTCATTCAGGAAGGAGTGCAGCTCATCGCAGCGCTGCGCACACAGGTGGGGGAGCTGGAGGAGAAGCTGCCAGACCAGACCCAGGAGGTGGAGAGACTGCACTCAGGGGTGgtgagtagaagagagagaggggaatggaggaaactcgggaggagagagactggtgagggaggagggatggaaaaAGAGAATGAGGGCAGAGCCCAGCTGGCCTACATTCTTGGGAAAGCCTGGGAAAGACGAGCTCAAGATAATTGACATATATTTTTCTTCCAGGTGTAAGATTGCACCGTGACACACTTCTGCTTCACAGGTgttgcatgtgagtgtgtgtgagagggggaggTCAGGGCGAGGGGGCAGGTACAATGGTATGTAGATGTGCATGTGTTCTGTTGATTCACTGATGTTTGTCCGGGGGCAGATATTGAACAATAGTCAGAGAAAAAGTGCTTGTGCattgccctgtgtgtgtgaatgagcgTTAATTCCTTCCTGTGTATATTGATATCCCTCCGTGTGGTGCCTTTGTGAGTGTGATACTGAcatgtggggtggcagggtagcctaattgttagagcggtggacttgtaacccgaaaggttgcaagttcaaatccctgagctacaaatctgtcgttctgcccttgaacaggcagttaacccactgttcctaggccgtcattgaaaataagaatttgttcataactgacttgcctagttaaataacaaaaTGTGCTTGTTCCTACTGTCCTGTAGGGGGCGACCGACCTGGAGAAGCACCTGGAGCTGCTGGTGGTCGAGAACGAGCGGCTGAAGCAGGAGCTGAAGGCATGCAAGACCTCACTGCTCCAGGAGGCTCCTCCACCGGCCTGCACAGCCACTGACTGCCCCCACAGCCAGGTACGGATGGGCAAAATCAAGTGAGGGCAGAGGTTGTGAAAACCCATTATAGCTCTGTCTATAGCACTGTTTGTGTGTAGGGTACTGACGCCCTGTGTGGCAAGGTATCTCGTTGGCAGTACCAGGCCAGAGAGCGAGTAGAGGCAGTGTTataagtgtgtgtggtgtattaTAACTGTATGTTATATAGGATGTGGAGGCCCTGCGTGAGGAGGTGTCTCTCTGGgagagccagaccagaccgagGCAGAGGAGGCTGGCTGAGTTGGAGCAGCAGGTCCTGGAGAAGGCCAGCCGGGTGGAGACGCTCAGCCAACAGCTGGAGGAGTCCAAGCTCCACGCGGGGGAGATGCAGAGGCAACTGGAGGAGTCCAAGTGTCAGCAGGGGGAGGTAGAACAGCAGCTGAGCGTCCGGCTCAGAGACTGTGAGGAGGAGCTGGCCAGACAGGCTGCCCGGACCCATCAGGTCAAGGTGAGGAATCGCCAAAAACGGTCCCATTTCAAACACAACCCCTCGCTAGCTCCTATGTTACTTAATGGTCCCTCACAGATCTGAAATGATAGGATGGGTAAGCTATATGTTGGTAGCTTACCACCTATCCAATGTTTTTGAGTTATATGAGAGCATTTGCTGCTGAATTGTGTTCCCTGGTGATCTTACGATATCGATCTCTCTTCTGCTCCccacctttctttctctctcctcctacctcatctatctcgctctctctattctctctccgtCCAGTATGTGACTGAGATGGTGGAGTCGTCAGGGTCTCAGCAGGCGGTAACCGAGGCCCAGGCCAAAAGCGCCGCCCTGCAGGAGCAGCTATCACTGCAGAGACAGCTGCTCCGAGAGCTGGAGACACAGCTGCATGAGTCCCAGAGGACCAGCACCCAGCTCCGAGCTCAGGTACACACATAAGGAGATGCACATgtgcacagacgcacacacacaaccatctaACAACACGCACATACTACTCTCACACACGCATAACCCTCTGTGCCCCTTCCTAATCCCATTAGCTCCTTCACCAGTTGGTCTTTGATATTTCTCAAGTTCTCCTCGTTCCTCCCCCTGGTACAAGCATTGATACAATCCAACTCACCCCCTTGTAGTAGATTGTGACGGTACGGTCCTTCATAAAAACGCCCCTCCCTCCCAGTAGAGGTGACTGGTTCGACCCTTGTCCCATCCCCTCCCCTGTAGTGGCATGGGCCGTGTTAACCCCTCTCTCTTCGCTTACGTTTGGTTTCAGCTGCGTGCGGACCGCAGCCGTATCTGCGGCCTGCTCTCCAAGGCCGTCGGAAGGGGCAATGGCGAGATCATTTGCAGGTTGTCTAAGGTTGGCCCCCCTTGATAGGCCCCTCATAGTGCTTCCTGTTTTGTCACTACATCACTTCCTGTGTCTCAGGCACCCTGCTCCCCAAACTCTGCCCATCTGTGTGGTTTCAACCCCCACCAAAAACCTGTGCTGGAGTGACACACACAAACTTTACCCTAAATCTGTTCAAGGGTCCTCCACTCCTGTATTGGGGTGCAGTGTATGGTTGTTTTGGATTAGCTTTTAGCTGTAATgatagttgcatcactgcctggtacggcaactgctcggcctccgaccgcaaggcactgcagagggtagtgcgtacggcccagtacatcactggggccaagcttcccgccatccaggacctctataccaggcggtgtcagaggaaggccctaaaaattgccctTAGTTCAAATGCCCTGGTAGCTATTAGATCTGAGTTCCCGTGCTGTTAGCTTTTATGCTAGCTTTTAGCTACAGGTAGACCACCAAACACGCTCCAGTCCCCACCCAGACCAGTGTGGTGTGTTGGTACTGTCCCAAGATCTACTCtaacctctctctgtcacctGTAGATCCTGGTGTACGAGGGGGAGATGGAGCGGGCCCAGGGCCAGTTGGAGGCTGAAATGCAGAACCTGGAGGAAGAGAAGAACAGGGTGATCGAAGAGGCCTTCATCAGGGCTGAAAGTGAGATGAAGGCCGTGCATGAGAACCTGGCAGGTAAAGCCGTACGTTTAGGACTATGCATTTTTCTTTGTATTTGTAAGTATGCACATTGCAGTTCCGGAcggtattcattagggcacaccgtagcgAAACATTCTCCATCAAAAAAAGTACATGTGTCCCTTACTGGACAACTTCAGGTTTTATTCGATTTTGTTGTCCttcctaatgaatatgacccaggaATGTTTGTGTGCTCTGTTTTATTCActgttgtaacaaaatgtgtgtccctccctgtccccagGTGTGCGTATGAACCTTTTGACGCTTCAGCCAGCCCTGCGTACTCTCACCTGTGACTACAACTGTCTGAAGAGGCAGGTTCAGGACTTCCCCTTCATGCTGGAGAAGGCCATGACCGAGGCCAAGCAGGAGATCTGCCAGGTGATAGGCGAGGTGAGCAGTGCCAACCAAGAGCTGCTGAGGAAGTACAAGAGAGAGATGAACCTGAGGAAGAAATGCCACAACGAGCTGGTGCGCCTCAAAGGTACGACCCCTTGACCGTGCAttctgagaggtgtgtgtgtgagagtgataTCAGTCGTTCGTACTAGctagtgtatagtgtgtacatTCCACAGGTGCATCTTTGTACATACCAGATCCAATTCTGTTCAAAAGCAGTGGATCTTTGCATTTGTTGTCCCAAAACAACAGTATTGTAATTTGTCTCCTCTTGCCTTCACTTCCCAGGTAACATCAGGGTGTTCTGTCGGGTGCGGCCGGTGTGCCGGGGGGAGCATGATTCTGCCGAAAACATGGTCAGCTTTGACCCAGATGACGATGCCCTTCTCTACCTCTCCAACAAGGGCAAACTGATGACCTTTGAACTGGACAAGGTGTTCCACCCTCAGGCCACGCAGGAAGGGGTCAGTAGAACGTCATGACTTGGAGTACATCTCAATAGTCTCAGTGTCTTCCTTGCCTTCATCTTTGCCGATCAGAAAATGCACAACAGGTAAAAGCAACATATGATGTTTCAACTCAAACTATAaccgtcacatgcgccgaatacaagtgtagaccttaccgtgaagaagcgtaagaaaatattgaccaaataaactgaagtaaaaaataataaaaagtaacacaataaaataacaataacgaggctatatacagggggtaccgagtcaatgtgcgggggtacaggttagttggtACGGCAAGTAGaggcagtgtacaaaacaattggagcgggggggggggggctcaatgtaaatagtccggtgtccatttgattaattgttcagcagtcaacgggctttggggtagaagctgttaacctctctggtacCTCGACAACAgcaagtgaaattgcagggcgccaaattcaaaacaaaaatcCCATAATTTgtcctgccatatcagttctgttatactcacagacattattttaacagttttagaaacctcggagtgttttctatccaaatctactaactatatgcatatcctagcttctgggactgagtaaCAGGCAGATTTTCATCCAAAATTCGGAATGATTCCCCCAACCCTAGTGAAGTGAAGGAGCCTCTTGGGCCGAGACTTGGCGCTctagtaccacttgccgtgcggtagcatagagaacagtcaatgactggagtctctgacaattttttgggctttcctctgacacctatatataggtcctggatggcaggaagcttggccccagtgatgtactgggccgtacgcgctaccctctgtagcatgttacggtcagatgccgagcaattgccataccaggtggcaatgcaaccggtcaggatgctctcgacggtgcagctgtagaactttttgaggatctggtgacccatgccaaatcttttcagtctcctgagggggaaaaggtgttgtcgtgccctcttcacgactgtcttggtgtgtttgtaccatgatagttcgttggtgacgtggacaccaaggagcttgaaactctcaacccgctccccTACATCCCCGTCGATATCAATgggtccttttcctgtagtccacgatcagctcctttgtcttgctcacattgagggagaggttgttgtcctggcaccacactgctaggtctctgatctcctccctgtcccatcattgtcggtgatcaggcctaccactgttgcgtcgtcagcaaacttaatgatggttttggagttgtttggccacgcagtcgtgggtgagcaggtagtacaggaggggactaagtacacacccctgaggggccccagtgttgaggatcagcgtggcttATGTTGACTACAggttcagttgcagagggaggtgtttagccccagggtccttagcttagtgatgcccttcgtgggcactatggtgttgaacgctgagctgtagtcaatgaacagcgttctcacataggttttcgttttgtccaggtgggaaagggcagtgtatgAAGGTAATAACATGAGAGGAAGCCCCTTTAGATTATCGAGATACACCACAAGGATGTTGCGATCTCTCTATATTCTAATGGTTTACTGTCACCAATCACAGCAGCTGTCATCCTAACTGTCCCTCTCTGATTGGCTAACCAGGTGTTCCAGGAGGTCCAGTCCCTGGTGACATCCTGTATTGATGGCTTTAACGTATGCATCTTCGCCTACGGACAGACAGGCTCAGGAAAGACCTACACCATGGAGGTATTTGCTgctaatacatacacacacacacacacacatactttcgctctcactccgtctctctcatGGCTGCAGGAGATAAATTAAGGATGAAAGAGAAATGAAGAGATGTGTTGTAGTGGTTGTTAATAGCAAATGTTTTGTCTGTCCTTTTTTTTTAGGGTGTGGCCAAGGACCCGGGCATTAACCAGAGGGCTCTCAGACTGCTGTTCTCTGAGGTGACTGAGAAAGCGCCCGACTGGGACTTCAAGATCACTGTTAGCATGGTGGAGATCTACAACGAAACCCTAcggtgagaggacacacacacacaaatcggTATAAGGTCAGACAGGGTGAGTGGGTTTGGATTTGAGCGCAGGGGCGGCCGTGCCTCAGGTCACGCAATGACAGAGGTGAAGCAAGCAGTGTTGCCAGCGAATTTTCAGGGGAAGTTGCTAGAGGCAGGTCGATTTGTTGCTAAATGGCGTTGTGATGTCATTGCGCGATGACGTCATTACGTAATAACGTAACACTGCGTCATTACGAATAATACACAATAACGttactcaaattgactggccatCTCGGCGAAAAATATGATTCGTTTAGATTTAGATTTGCTAATAAACAAATTTAGATTTGTTTATTAGcacatttttatttgtaaaaGTAATATAACAAATTTATAACACATTTTATATGAtcagatatttttatttttaaacacaaCACATTGAATTATTGAACAATTTCACATTATTGAacaattacatttgatttattttctttTTAACTATTAAACCTACACATTCTGAACAATTATAGTTTTAAGCAGTGTATTGGTAGTTAGTTAACATGCTACCTAACTGAGCAACAATTATAGGTACAAGCTAATAACAAGGTATATATGCTATCTTATTGAACAAGCAACTTAACTCAAATAACGACGTGTGCGCTAGGCATCTCTCTCCAGATCTCTCCAGGTTGTTGTGCTGCTTGGCTGGCTAGCTGCTCAATGGTTTCCCCCAGATATTGCCACTGTTCTCGCTCACACTGCAGTGCACACTGCCACCATCAGCTGTGTGTCTCCGCCAGTTCCAGAAAGTCCACTCCTTGCTTACGTGTACTGTAAATATGATGAATCATAGATTGGCAAGGAAATCCTCTTCATCTTCACTGTCCAAATGCATTGTCACGCAGCTGGAACCAGCAGAAGAGGATGGAGTGGCCTTAAAGCTGTACGCTGCTGTGGTGCCAAACTGCTGCAGAACTTCACTTGGTAGTTTATGCAGGTATAACAGGTATCTCCAGCCAGCTTCAGTCCGTACCGCACCGGGAGTATGGAGTTGAGAGcgtgcagtgacattctatttctTAACTTTGACTTGACCACTCTCATTTGTCTGAACAGCTGTTCAACCTCTGCATTTGAGTGTTGCAATGAGAGGGCAGCGCGTGCAGCTTTGCACAGTTCTTCATAAGGATTTGACCCGGGAAGAGTCCGTGTAGTTATTCACTTCACTCCAAAACTCGACTGTGTTTTCAGTTGAGTCCCACCTAAACAGATGGATGTTTTTTCCATTGGGAAACAATTTTATCATTTGTTTGTGGCTGGTACCCCAGTAGCTCAGCTACTTTAATAATTTCAGTGGTGCCTTTATTGTGCTTTAGCGTTTCCTTAACACTGAACAAGGCCAACTCAATCATCTCAAACTcaaagtttgcggacgacactacagtggtaggcttgattaccaacaacgatgagacggcctacagggaggaggtgagggccctcggagtgtggtgtcaggaaaataacctcacactcaacgtcaacaaaactaaggagatgattgtggacttcaggaaacagcagagggagcacccccctatccacatcgacgtgacagtagtggagagggtagtaagttttaagttcctcggcgtacacatcacagacaaactgaattggtccactcacacagacagcatcgtgaagaaggcgcagcagcgcctcttcaacctcaggaggctgaagaaatttggcttgtcaccaaaagcactcacaaacttctacagatgcacaatcgagagcatcctgtcgggctgtatcaccgcctggtacggcaactgctccacccacaaccgtaaggctctccagagggtagtgaggtctgcacaacgcatcaccgggggcaaactacctgccctccaggacacctacaccacccgatgtcacaggaaggccataaagatcatcaaggacaacaaccacccgagccactgcctgttcaccctgctatcatccagaaggcgaggtcagtacaggtgcatcaaagctgggaccgagagactgaaaaacagcttctatctcaaggccatcagactgttaaacagccaccactaacattgagtggctgctgccaacacactgactcaactccagccactttaataatgggaattgatgggaaatgatgtaaaatatatcactagccactttaaacaatgctacctaatataatgtttacataccctacattattcatctcatatgtatatgtatatactgtactctatatcatctactgcatctttatgtaatacatgtatcactagccacttgaactataccactttgtttacatactcatctcatatgtatatactgcactcaataccatctactgtatcttgcctatgccgctctgtaccatcactcattcatatatctttatgtacatattctttatccccttacacttgtgtctataaggtagtagttttggaattgttagctagattacttgttggttattactgcattgtcggaactagaagcacaagcatttcgctacactcgcattaacatctgctaaccatgtgtatgtgacaaataaaattggatttggtGATGGACTGAGATGTCTATCAATGGCATTCTTCAGGACATCCATTTTTGCCATAGGGTTGACTACTCTGCTGCAAATTGATGTTAAGAGGTGTACCAGATTGTCCAAAAGCTTGACAGGATCTGTTTGCTCTCCCTCAACTGACTTCACTGCGATTCGTAAGTCGGACAGGATTGATTTCAAGAATATCAGGTACACATAGTTGGTCTTGCCCATGTACATGGCGTGGAGCACATCCGCCATGTAGCAACGCTCACTGGCATTGGTCAGCTCAAAGTGGagtttcagttcttcccactggCTCAATATACGAGTTACCACAGGCTCAATCGATAGCCAAAGTGTGGCACACACTTTGGTGATCTGCTGGGGTTTCTGGCCACAATTAATGGTGGCATACACTGCTTTGTACAATTGTTTCCCCGTTTTGGGGAAATGGAAAACCAATTGTAGGTTTCCCTGATttaagtactcaacactcctagggatggtttCTTTGGATGCTGCACTGACAGCCAATTGTAAAGAATGACACACACAGCGGGTGAGTACCAAAATGGGCAATGCACATTCTTCCTTTAAAATCTTGTGCACCCCCGTTGTGCACCCCAGTCATCACGGACAATACCCTGAAGATTCTCTTTTTTTTAAGGTTACACTTCTCAAGAAACTCAACTACCGCCTTTGCTATTGATCTGGCATCGCCCCCCCTCCAATTCAACCAGCCCGAGCAATGTGGACACAACGGTTCCTTTTTTAGCACTGAAATAT
This sequence is a window from Oncorhynchus clarkii lewisi isolate Uvic-CL-2024 chromosome 26, UVic_Ocla_1.0, whole genome shotgun sequence. Protein-coding genes within it:
- the LOC139384494 gene encoding kinesin-like protein KIFC3 isoform X8, with the protein product MFGTRKTWDLGHAPCLQELWKKDVSLDASSVDFLMSDGEEDCSFLSLPTAAFPQRTALTTTDQLETSQHNHNQQLLIQKVTWSCSWTSAYTLQEKVCEFQARLRRQEASRCLQLQRPQQSHQQSLQEKTSLIHTLPEELHTALPSGVRAVQRLAEPQEQHSNCLIQEGVQLIAALRTQVGELEEKLPDQTQEVERLHSGVGATDLEKHLELLVVENERLKQELKACKTSLLQEAPPPACTATDCPHSQDVEALREEVSLWESQTRPRQRRLAELEQQVLEKASRVETLSQQLEESKLHAGEMQRQLEESKCQQGEVEQQLSVRLRDCEEELARQAARTHQVKYVTEMVESSGSQQAVTEAQAKSAALQEQLSLQRQLLRELETQLHESQRTSTQLRAQLRADRSRICGLLSKAVGRGNGEIICRLSKILVYEGEMERAQGQLEAEMQNLEEEKNRVIEEAFIRAESEMKAVHENLAGVRMNLLTLQPALRTLTCDYNCLKRQVQDFPFMLEKAMTEAKQEICQVIGEVSSANQELLRKYKREMNLRKKCHNELVRLKGNIRVFCRVRPVCRGEHDSAENMVSFDPDDDALLYLSNKGKLMTFELDKVFHPQATQEGVFQEVQSLVTSCIDGFNVCIFAYGQTGSGKTYTMEGVAKDPGINQRALRLLFSEVTEKAPDWDFKITVSMVEIYNETLRNLLGDNQGEKLDIKMNPDGSGQLYVPGLTEFTVQSPEDINRVFELGHMNRATACTNLNEHSSRSHALLIITVAGVNFSTGHRTQGKLNLVDLAGSERIAKSGAEGSRLREAQCINKSLSALGDVINALRSRHSHVPFRNSRLTYLLSDSLSGDSKTLMMVQVSPLVCNMSESVCSLKFAQRVRTIELGNATRRQWENSSTTSSPTHDSVELDSPPATPTPLPISRASSAGSTLSASSKTPTTRRRSQSQLSADRLLGRASPLVGDGGQDD
- the LOC139384494 gene encoding kinesin-like protein KIFC3 isoform X7, with product MYVLCTLVVLSIHSLFKSRHKTLDPGDKEAGDGATLPGDKAPPLGEGGRVRDPGPGGLGGGVGPRERERGVTVALSQGKRQRAVDRKAAGCNCANKRRGDRELRCSQGRLGCGGGSLENVPDSRKQLQPVQRPSALLSPVVMFGTRKTWDLGHAPCLQELWKKDVSLDASSVDFLMSDGEEDCSFLSLPTAAFPQRTALTTTDQLETSQHNHNQQLLIQTLQEKVCEFQARLRRQEASRCLQLQRPQQSHQQSLQEKTSLIHTLPEELHTALPSGVRAVQRLAEPQEQHSNCLIQEGVQLIAALRTQVGELEEKLPDQTQEVERLHSGVGATDLEKHLELLVVENERLKQELKACKTSLLQEAPPPACTATDCPHSQDVEALREEVSLWESQTRPRQRRLAELEQQVLEKASRVETLSQQLEESKLHAGEMQRQLEESKCQQGEVEQQLSVRLRDCEEELARQAARTHQVKYVTEMVESSGSQQAVTEAQAKSAALQEQLSLQRQLLRELETQLHESQRTSTQLRAQILVYEGEMERAQGQLEAEMQNLEEEKNRVIEEAFIRAESEMKAVHENLAGVRMNLLTLQPALRTLTCDYNCLKRQVQDFPFMLEKAMTEAKQEICQVIGEVSSANQELLRKYKREMNLRKKCHNELVRLKGNIRVFCRVRPVCRGEHDSAENMVSFDPDDDALLYLSNKGKLMTFELDKVFHPQATQEGVFQEVQSLVTSCIDGFNVCIFAYGQTGSGKTYTMEGVAKDPGINQRALRLLFSEVTEKAPDWDFKITVSMVEIYNETLRNLLGDNQGEKLDIKMNPDGSGQLYVPGLTEFTVQSPEDINRVFELGHMNRATACTNLNEHSSRSHALLIITVAGVNFSTGHRTQGKLNLVDLAGSERIAKSGAEGSRLREAQCINKSLSALGDVINALRSRHSHVPFRNSRLTYLLSDSLSGDSKTLMMVQVSPLVCNMSESVCSLKFAQRVRTIELGNATRRQWENSSTTSSPTHDSVELDSPPATPTPLPISRASSAGSTLSASSKTPTTRRRSQSQLSAGRLKLSV
- the LOC139384494 gene encoding kinesin-like protein KIFC3 isoform X4, coding for MYVLCTLVVLSIHSLFKSRHKTLDPGDKEAGDGATLPGDKAPPLGEGGRVRDPGPGGLGGGVGPRERERGVTVALSQGKRQRAVDRKAAGCNCANKRRGDRELRCSQGRLGCGGGSLENVPDSRKQLQPVQRPSALLSPVVMFGTRKTWDLGHAPCLQELWKKDVSLDASSVDFLMSDGEEDCSFLSLPTAAFPQRTALTTTDQLETSQHNHNQQLLIQKVTWSCSWTSAYTLQEKVCEFQARLRRQEASRCLQLQRPQQSHQQSLQEKTSLIHTLPEELHTALPSGVRAVQRLAEPQEQHSNCLIQEGVQLIAALRTQVGELEEKLPDQTQEVERLHSGVGATDLEKHLELLVVENERLKQELKACKTSLLQEAPPPACTATDCPHSQDVEALREEVSLWESQTRPRQRRLAELEQQVLEKASRVETLSQQLEESKLHAGEMQRQLEESKCQQGEVEQQLSVRLRDCEEELARQAARTHQVKYVTEMVESSGSQQAVTEAQAKSAALQEQLSLQRQLLRELETQLHESQRTSTQLRAQILVYEGEMERAQGQLEAEMQNLEEEKNRVIEEAFIRAESEMKAVHENLAGVRMNLLTLQPALRTLTCDYNCLKRQVQDFPFMLEKAMTEAKQEICQVIGEVSSANQELLRKYKREMNLRKKCHNELVRLKGNIRVFCRVRPVCRGEHDSAENMVSFDPDDDALLYLSNKGKLMTFELDKVFHPQATQEGVFQEVQSLVTSCIDGFNVCIFAYGQTGSGKTYTMEGVAKDPGINQRALRLLFSEVTEKAPDWDFKITVSMVEIYNETLRNLLGDNQGEKLDIKMNPDGSGQLYVPGLTEFTVQSPEDINRVFELGHMNRATACTNLNEHSSRSHALLIITVAGVNFSTGHRTQGKLNLVDLAGSERIAKSGAEGSRLREAQCINKSLSALGDVINALRSRHSHVPFRNSRLTYLLSDSLSGDSKTLMMVQVSPLVCNMSESVCSLKFAQRVRTIELGNATRRQWENSSTTSSPTHDSVELDSPPATPTPLPISRASSAGSTLSASSKTPTTRRRSQSQLSADRLLGRASPLVGDGGQDD
- the LOC139384494 gene encoding kinesin-like protein KIFC3 isoform X5; its protein translation is MYVLCTLVVLSIHSLFKSRHKTLDPGDKEAGDGATLPGDKAPPLGEGGRVRDPGPGGLGGGVGPRERERGVTVALSQGKRQRAVDRKAAGCNCANKRRGDRELRCSQGRLGCGGGSLENVPDSRKQLQPVQRPSALLSPVVMFGTRKTWDLGHAPCLQELWKKDVSLDASSVDFLMSDGEEDCSFLSLPTAAFPQRTALTTTDQLETSQHNHNQQLLIQKVTWSCSWTSAYTLQEKVCEFQARLRRQEASRCLQLQRPQQSHQQSLQEKTSLIHTLPEELHTALPSGVRAVQRLAEPQEQHSNCLIQEGVQLIAALRTQVGELEEKLPDQTQEVERLHSGVGATDLEKHLELLVVENERLKQELKACKTSLLQEAPPPACTATDCPHSQDVEALREEVSLWESQTRPRQRRLAELEQQVLEKASRVETLSQQLEESKLHAGEMQRQLEESKCQQGEVEQQLSVRLRDCEEELARQAARTHQVKYVTEMVESSGSQQAVTEAQAKSAALQEQLSLQRQLLRELETQLHESQRTSTQLRAQILVYEGEMERAQGQLEAEMQNLEEEKNRVIEEAFIRAESEMKAVHENLAGVRMNLLTLQPALRTLTCDYNCLKRQVQDFPFMLEKAMTEAKQEICQVIGEVSSANQELLRKYKREMNLRKKCHNELVRLKGNIRVFCRVRPVCRGEHDSAENMVSFDPDDDALLYLSNKGKLMTFELDKVFHPQATQEGVFQEVQSLVTSCIDGFNVCIFAYGQTGSGKTYTMEGVAKDPGINQRALRLLFSEVTEKAPDWDFKITVSMVEIYNETLRNLLGDNQGEKLDIKMNPDGSGQLYVPGLTEFTVQSPEDINRVFELGHMNRATACTNLNEHSSRSHALLIITVAGVNFSTGHRTQGKLNLVDLAGSERIAKSGAEGSRLREAQCINKSLSALGDVINALRSRHSHVPFRNSRLTYLLSDSLSGDSKTLMMVQVSPLVCNMSESVCSLKFAQRVRTIELGNATRRQWENSSTTSSPTHDSVELDSPPATPTPLPISRASSAGSTLSASSKTPTTRRRSQSQLSAGRLKLSV
- the LOC139384494 gene encoding kinesin-like protein KIFC3 isoform X3, whose translation is MYVLCTLVVLSIHSLFKSRHKTLDPGDKEAGDGATLPGDKAPPLGEGGRVRDPGPGGLGGGVGPRERERGVTVALSQGKRQRAVDRKAAGCNCANKRRGDRELRCSQGRLGCGGGSLENVPDSRKQLQPVQRPSALLSPVVMFGTRKTWDLGHAPCLQELWKKDVSLDASSVDFLMSDGEEDCSFLSLPTAAFPQRTALTTTDQLETSQHNHNQQLLIQTLQEKVCEFQARLRRQEASRCLQLQRPQQSHQQSLQEKTSLIHTLPEELHTALPSGVRAVQRLAEPQEQHSNCLIQEGVQLIAALRTQVGELEEKLPDQTQEVERLHSGVGATDLEKHLELLVVENERLKQELKACKTSLLQEAPPPACTATDCPHSQDVEALREEVSLWESQTRPRQRRLAELEQQVLEKASRVETLSQQLEESKLHAGEMQRQLEESKCQQGEVEQQLSVRLRDCEEELARQAARTHQVKYVTEMVESSGSQQAVTEAQAKSAALQEQLSLQRQLLRELETQLHESQRTSTQLRAQLRADRSRICGLLSKAVGRGNGEIICRLSKILVYEGEMERAQGQLEAEMQNLEEEKNRVIEEAFIRAESEMKAVHENLAGVRMNLLTLQPALRTLTCDYNCLKRQVQDFPFMLEKAMTEAKQEICQVIGEVSSANQELLRKYKREMNLRKKCHNELVRLKGNIRVFCRVRPVCRGEHDSAENMVSFDPDDDALLYLSNKGKLMTFELDKVFHPQATQEGVFQEVQSLVTSCIDGFNVCIFAYGQTGSGKTYTMEGVAKDPGINQRALRLLFSEVTEKAPDWDFKITVSMVEIYNETLRNLLGDNQGEKLDIKMNPDGSGQLYVPGLTEFTVQSPEDINRVFELGHMNRATACTNLNEHSSRSHALLIITVAGVNFSTGHRTQGKLNLVDLAGSERIAKSGAEGSRLREAQCINKSLSALGDVINALRSRHSHVPFRNSRLTYLLSDSLSGDSKTLMMVQVSPLVCNMSESVCSLKFAQRVRTIELGNATRRQWENSSTTSSPTHDSVELDSPPATPTPLPISRASSAGSTLSASSKTPTTRRRSQSQLSADRLLGRASPLVGDGGQDD